The Nematostella vectensis chromosome 11, jaNemVect1.1, whole genome shotgun sequence nucleotide sequence TGATTTAACATTGAGATGTTATATCAGCATAACAATGAAGTAtggaatgatgatgatagcaaCCAGTGATTatataaattataattatagTGATGAGCATGATGTTTATTATGATTCCATGCAAACTTTATCTGTAGAATATAATGATGTTAATCATGATGATGTTGAGTATTGTCATGGTGGTGGTATTGCAGTAAAGAAATAAATCAATTCCCCTCACCTCCCACTAGCCAGTTCACTGATGACTGACGGCCGGATACATACAGGCGGAGCTAAAATCCTGCGCATTATCAAGTCATGTGGATGACTCATACCAGGTGAGAACATGAGTAGAGGGTAGTCCTACAATGTCAAAAACAGCAGAAACATGAGCAGAAAGTAGTAAACTCTTCCTTAAACACTctaaaaacaagcaaaaacaCGAGAAGAAAGTAAAGTATACTCTTCCTTACACACTCAAAAAACAAGTAGAAACATGAGCAGAAAGTAGTAAACTCTTCCTTACACACTCAATAAACAAGTAGAAACATGAGCAGAAAGTAGTAAACTCTTCCTTACACACTCAAAAAACAAGTAGAAACATGAGCAGAAAGTAGTATACTCTTCCTTACACACTCTAAAAACAAGTAGAAACAAGAGAAGAAAGTAGTATACTCTTCTTTACACACTCTAAAAACAAGTAGAAACACGAGAAGAAAGTAGTATACTCTTCCTTACACACTttaaaaacaagcaaaaacaCGAGCCCACTACAGTGCCCATCTGTCCTGTTCCATTCATCCTAATTTCATTTCTCTTTCATCCCTCCTTAGCCCAATGTCTAGCTCACTTTTCCTTTGGCTCTTCCAATATCTAGGGTTTCCTTCCCCAAAAATTAAGAAATGCGCCGTTTAGTAGACTTGTCTGTAGTAGCAGTGACTTTTCCAATAAACAAAAAccttcaaacattttttttttcattgtttaaaTATCAAGCAAGAGGTATACAGGATGTGTGTTTATATTGAGAAATGAGAATTACATCACACTACGATCCTATAACACTTTGGCGGGAATCCCAAGATATGATATTCCAAAAATACAGACCTGTTCTGGGATTTGTTGGAATATGTCCAGCACCCTTAGAGGATTAAGAACTTCCTATAAACAATAATCCAAAATAATCTGTGAGAAAAAGTCATGACAATATTAATTATCAAAACAATGGATTCCAAAAACTGCAAttcaaaaatgtaaataataacAGACATGCTGCAATACCCTTGCAGCCCTTTCCTTGCTAAGGGTACTCTCTACATAATAACCATAACCTTTTCAGCTCGGCAAAGATCAAGTGatcctttttattttacaaatatgTTTGTCAAATCACTACTTGTTCTCCCTGAAAAGGGAAGGGTAGGAAATTTAGCATACTTTGAATAGAGTATATAGTGACTTATGCAGATAGTAAAGCTGATTAGGCTACTTAAGGGTCATTAGTAAGAATAGGTTACATTCAACCTTCTCTAATATAAAGATAATTGTTTTGCATTGCATCTTAGAAATGGGGCAAAGACTTCAAAAAATTTGGGACAAGACATCTTAGAAATGGGACAAAGACTTCTTAGAAATGGGGAAAAGACTTCTTATAAATAGGGAATAGACTTCTAAGAAATTTTGCATAAACTTCTTAGAAGTGTGGCATATACTTCTTGGAAAGGGAGCACATCGCCTTCTTGGCACACACCTGAGCCTTTGGTAACAATGGTGACAGTTCTTTGTTATTCTCCAAGGCAACGTCAAAGGAACTCTGGAAATCTGAGATGATTGGGTCAACAATTTTCCGGGTCGTTTTGTATTTCTCGTGTACGATCTTCATCAGGCCAACTTTCCTCACAAAGCCTAGTAGAAGCAGAAACAAAACGCAGAGCTTACAAGTATTGTACCTTACAGTGTAAATAGCACCATATTTTATTAATGAAATTACCAATTTTTACCTATACTTTTTATGTACTTTTAAGTTTGGGTCATTTTTTCCCGTTTCGCGGGGCATAAAAAGCTGTATTGTCCAAATATCACCCTAGGTCATTCAGCAAATATGCCTTAGAAATTCGGACAGCAAAACAGTCAACACCCAGAAAGTTTGAGAACGACGAAGAATAAGAACATGTCCCTTACAAACCTACAAAAATAGAAATGTGAGCTGACAATAATGAGATTAAGAGCAATGCTCCATTAACAGAACAGccgtaaaacaaagtcaaaTGGTAAGGTTTCACTCGTGAACGTTGATAAGATCAATTTGCTCAATAAAGCGGTCAATATTATTCACAGACCATAATTCTATTATGCAACTGTAACCATCACTAGAATATCTGCTTTTATAGGTTTACAATCAATTGTTCACCTTTTTGGTggaaggcttttttttttttttaaataggaaAATATTCGCCGCCCTAAACTAACTGCAATCTCGATCAACATTATTTTGCTCCCCAAAGAGTTAAATGGCAATGTCAATATCAGTAAAACTTTGCTATAAAAGAGCATAAAAATATGTTTGATGTGGCTTTAATTCAAATTACAACAAAGATTCATGAATGTTGTGTAATATTGCCAACAGCCACACCCGCCACAATTGTAAATACATCTGCTTTGATACCTAGTCCTTTATGGGAGATTGTGGCTCTGACTTATAAGTCTATAAGCGGTTTCTCCTTTCTTTAAGAGACTATAGGTTCATTAAAGATTCTAGCCGTATGAGGCTGAGATCCGTGATAAGGTGccagttttttataagaatctatAGAAGAATCTGTTAAGCCGGGTGGAACctcatgacaaaatgtttagattcgtttatttgatgtcatgtttaCGTTTAAACGCATTTTGCCCGTCCGTGAATTCAACACTTGCCCTTATGTATGTTGTGAAATCGGGTAACCGTATCTAGAATGAGTTGCGGATTTCGGCTTAGAAGGTGGCAAGTGAGGAATTTGTTCTCAACGGACGTAGGCCATCTCTCTGGACacaaacccttcttataaCTGATAGGGTGGCAAGAGGAGAGAATGTGTATACTGAAAAGTTTCAGTAAGCTATGGACATCAAGGATATTTAAATCCATTAATCTTTCGCCCTTTTATAGACTTCTGATGAAGTAAACAAAATGCATGCAAACAAAATCACAAAGTGTCTTTGAGATTACACCTTTGCTTGAGATCTAATTTTCCCATGAAACATTCTTTGTTTCTGTTAAAATCTAAGAGGGTCGTTTTATTTAAGTGCAAAAACCATCGAATTAGTGTTTAAACCTATAGGGTAAATTTACTTCCACCGCATATTCAACAGGAAGTAAAATTGCAATAGCCAAAAGTTCAACTTCTAGgccaaaacagcaaaaacagCCCGATATTTGTAATCCATGCCAGaatttctgttaaaaatcgaCAAAATAGTTTGTTTGATACTAGGGGTTTACAGGACCTTTAATCAGATGACCTCCACATAACAAAACACTTGCCAAGTCTATCTATAAGTCTATAAGTATCAACTTCAAGCAGACAATAATAGGAAATTCTTTTGAGCCAATATAAATAACACTTTTGTTTGGTATTTTATTAGAAACCCCAAACCTTgcttcaaacaaaaaatatttcccaAGCCCCTGTCTGCATTCCTCAGTCCCCGCCTGCTTGCTTTGCGTATTATTCCCCATCTTACCATTTAGATCTTCGCAGTATGGGCAGTGACTAATCTTCTTGCACTTCTCGACAATCTTTTTCTTCATGCCTTTCTTAGCTAATGAGCTAATGTTGGGTTTTTTTAATGTGTCGAGAAATTGCTTCTTTTCAGCAGGAGGAAGGAGAACTCTGCAACAGTTCTAGGAAAAAAAGATGGAAAGTTATTAGGAATTTGTCAACAACATCATTTAAAAATATGTTTCAGAAACAACTTTTCAGTGACAAAACTTATTCCAATTATTTTACATGCTGGAGTTGCTGTCCCTATTATTTTACACTAAAAAACATGCAAGGTTCAtaataaatatcaatacttatacaaaaacacattttgcTACAGTGCTATAAACaaggcttctggaattacgctggaaaaaaactcaaaattaagcgggattctttgctaaattacgcgctaaattacgtggaaaatcaatcattatgcgctaaattacacgggattttgcaatacatttttctttaaataatcaaaattttgcgggattctttactgaattacgcgctacattacacggaatatcaactgttatgcccaaactacattttgtaccgaaggaaagcacgaaataacttgaaaaggtaattttttttggtgtgaaaatatcttaggcaagttttcattggctcctagccaccagccaattaaaaacggtattttattattagtcctaggccttcgaggtttaacaaagaacacctagttattttatttgttttcgaaattcagttcgaaatatcgcactcttacgaagaatatctctcttgttTTTACGAAAAATAGGAGGTAAAAActctaaaagaacacatcagctgtgcaattaaatgttttgtctttcaaaatttagccaaattacgcgggattacgctaaagtttgtggattacgcggattacgcggaaaaagccaaattacgcgcttccgcacaagtgCGTAatcttctggaattacgcacaagcgcgtaattccagaagccctgtataaAGTCAAAACATAaccctgtattttttttttaaatggtaatAGGTGAAAAATTctgattttaaaattattctGTTAAACTCCATAATTCAAAGCTGTTCAATGCATAAGACATGAACAATCTTTTTTCACAATCATTTTCATCTTCTGTAACAATTGTAAGACACACTGTACTTCTAGTGTCTTTTTTGTTATAAGAAAAGGCACATCACTAACTCTTCAAATGAATCataaattatattattttgaaacaCCATACCTTGCAAACACACTGCAGTATGATAATGGTGGATCTGAAGTGTCCCACATGGAATACTGGCAACTCCAGGTCGATGTATCCATAGTGCCCAACACAGTCAGCAAGTCCCTTACCACAGGTCTCGCACATGCGGTCCTTCGAGCATGTTCCCTGAAAAACATAGCATAGTTACCTTAACATGGCAttgcttttttatataaacttTACTAAGAGGCTGATAAAATTTGAGGAAATAGATGAGTTTGAGAGAGGGTAGGGGAAATACTGTACATGCCCCATCTAAAAGAGTTTCCTGCATTGATTGTTCCAAACAAAAAGCCCAACTATTAatgacaaaacaaaatatactGCACCACAATTACCATGATAAAAATTCCGGCCCAGCCCCCATCATACTATACCATTTCCTAGGTACATACCATATGTGGATCCAGTACACCATAGGGGACTGGCGTTCTTGTGTTGTCCTGGTTATAGAGGTTTTTACTGATGCATTGTAAATGAGAGTACTGTTGCATTTGCTCAGGGGAGAACATGCCAAAGTTTATGTGGCTTCTGTGGGGATATAATGAGTCTAGTAAGGTCTAGAGGAAATTGTAAAATTTACTGGAAACCCATACTGtgcatttaaaatatttatccaaaaATTTGATAATCAAAACATCAACATAATCATCTTTTGCACAACATGGTAACAGAGTACTAGTGGGGACCACAACCCTCGCACCCAATCCCCCGCTACCCCCGCCCACTCCCCCTTTCACCACCCACGCTTCTCCCAATGATTTGGTTGGCTAGGCTACCTTCAAATGAAATTTTGATTACTTACATAtaagaaaacaatattttcctTTAGTTTGTGTTTAAAGGACAATGTGCGCCTCAACATTGTTTATGGGCACAAATGACCTCCTCGTGGTTTTCACAATGTATGTAACTCAAAATAGAAGGATATGAATTTAATTGACTACGTGCGACTAACGCAATAATCCAATCCCTGACTTACATCTTCTTGGTAATACCAGTTTCCCTAAACTGTTCCTTCACCATCTTGACTGCTTAATTGACTACTAACGTGGTTCGTCTTCTTATATCTCTTTCTTCACGTCTTAGCTCTgatggccgccattttgcctGAGAAAGCtaaccacaggcttcccaaaGTGATGCACTTGATAAATAACCTTTGAAATTGTTGAAGCACAGAAAAATATTCAAGCATCAAATCATAAAGAAATAAATCATGCAACGAATATTTCTCCAAATATGAGGGAATTCAgtcaagaaaatattttgcttctttttatatttctattttaaatttttatatttgCATTTTCACTCATCTTCAGTtctttgggattcctgtgttctGATTAGTTAGACCATGATGCTCCACGGCATTCCCGCCAgtgaaaaactcaaaatggCGGTTGTTTTcaacttgttttgttttttcatttcttcgcTTATCTTGGAAGTATTTTGCTACGATATTCCATACGTAGATCCCAGTAAATGCTCCTCAAACCAGTACTATCAATTTTCCTCGCTGCGTTGTGTAGATTGTGGATCCGGACAAACTCAAAGCGATGATAAATTATCGTGCAATTGTCGCCCTGGTTTCAAGAAAACAAAGTCTGATGGCGGACCCAATTTATTGTGTGAGTCTTGCTCGACTGGATCAGGTGGGGTAAACCGCACTGCTTCTCTTGATGGCTGGTCTTGCGTTTTATGCCCGAATGATGTAGGTTTTGACGTGACAAATTCTAAGTGTAACGACTGTCCTATTGGTACTACCGCTGTCGACCGTTTGATTGACGGGACAAAACTCTCGCAAAGGCAATGTCTCAAGTGTGTGTCAGACACTTCGCCTGTAAGTAACGGAGGGGATTGCCAGCGCTGTCACTCAAGTTACTTAGTGTCCAATGccagttcaactgtgtgtgaCTGTCCATCTTCTGAAAACCAGTATTTACAAACAGGAGGGGTATGTCTTGCAACCTCTAGTGTGATTAAGGCATCGTCAGAGCTTTACACTGTAAACTATGATGACGTGAAGAAAATCAACTCATTTTTCTTCGAGGATAATCTTCGTGCCGCTGTAGCTTTGTGCAAGCAAAACCAGAATTTTACTTCCTGTCAATTGTTAGGCAATTTATGTGTGCTGTTAGATTATAATCTTGATCTTTATGACGGAAGCTCAAGTACTACTGATGCTTGTAAGGAATTCCTGGACATTGTTGACATAAGGACTGAAAAGGTCACAGGTAAGACCATCAGAACCATTTTTGACTGGCCTGTAGATATGCCATGGTTGTACTACAAGACTGGGATTCAAGATGCAGTGGATGTTCTGAACAGGCGAGATATTACCCAAGCTTTCAGCGCAAATGGCCCGTTAACCTTCATTATCAGTAGAACAACTTTAAATGGGAGTTTTGCAGGTCTCTTAACCGACACCTCTGAGCTCCAACTTTGCCAGGAGCGGCTGTCCAAAATGGCTTCTGCAAATTCATTTGCTACTACTTACAAGTCATCATGCTCAATTCCAGTGAAATTCTTGATGCAAAAGCCCATGTATTTTTATGATGTTTACCTCAAGGTCCAAGACCCTCTGATGTATGCAGTTCCAGTCCTTGTGGAAAATTACAAAAAGAGTGGCGTTGCTGTCAACGCTAATAGTGACCAAAGTAGGTGGCAGTTATCACGAAGGTTCTTTCTGGTCGAGAATATAATTGGGCGTAACACAGGCTCGAACAAGGTGGAAGTGATTCGATATGCGGAGAGTATTGAGATGAGTATTCGCTTGCGGTCATCGGATGGTGAAATATACCCGCCATTTATCAAGATCAAGTATAACTCTGTGGAAGTGAAAGATGAAGCAATTGTTGAAAAGACCAGTAAGGATGTGAGCTTTTCTGTGACATACACAATGGATCTGGAGACCATAGACAGGGATACCAAGGTGAGGCCTTGATACTCAACACAGTAAAGTGTTGCTAGGGGTTACGGGCAAAGGAGGAGATGATTGCTCAAGGAGAGATGCCCCTCTGTCAGACTGCAATTTGGGTAGAAATGTATTGGATATGtgcatcatgatcatcatgaTCGCTACAGTActggaaggaaggaaggaaggaatgAGAAGGGAGGTGGGTGGGTAGAGGATTTCGGCACACTCACCTACATTATAAATTGGATGCTTATAAATGGGATATTTACTACATGAATTTTTTCTAATTCCTTTCTTTAAATAATTCCTATAgcttttttttcacttattaGATTTCATATAAAATGGACAAAATTATCCATGCTTGTCTTGTTTAaactgtatattttttttgcttagaGTGAAATAAGTTGCTAGAAATGGTCAAATCAAGCCCCTTGCTATATTCCTTTATATAAAATGTTCTTGCTTATAAGATTTTGTATAAAATTAGTTAAAGTCGGTCGTGCGTTTATCAACAGATCACAAACTGAGCACGCTGATACACACGAGATCATATGGTGTTCTAATGTAAAGAACAGCTCATGCTTGAACTTTGTCTTTGCTTCCCCTTGACTGATGTGTGCATTTCCAACACACTCTCGATTTGCATACCGCTGTGTGGCGTGAAATTGACAACCCTTGCCACCACAAAAACACAATGTGAGATAGTACCTCACTTTAAAAAATTCTACTGCCCCTAAAAAGCGCTTCTGTGCAATGTAGTCGATCATAGAAGTTGTCTATAGGACCAAATTTTATCATTGACAAATATCTCTAAAATTCCACGTTTGATTGTTGAAATGTTgtgaaaaattgttttttatcaGTTTTGCTGAAAAATGTTCTAAAAGGTAGTGTgattcaaaatgtttttttttctattgaacATAGCCAAACCAAATTTGGCATGAGTTATTGTACACAATTGGCAGTTGTATTTGCAAAAACTCGGGTAATAAAGGCTAACATAAAATCTTTTCGAACGGGCTGAACCTCGCAGTCAATTTTTCGGGTCCAAATGCTAAATATACATCTGACTTTTTTCCCCTTCCACAGATTTTTTTCTAACCTTCACAGAGGCTGTATCACCACATATTGAACTGATTTTGgcaatattgtcaaaaagctaATGCTCAATTTTGCGTCAGTCTCAAATAAGTGCAAAAaatgttgtttactttttaaGTGCTACTACACTTTTTAAATGTGTGCACTCTCCATACATTGAGTcgtttttgttaaaaaatctAGAGCAGTGGCCTAAACATTGACGCTTCTGTGCGAAGTTTAAAAATGATAACACCGTCTTTTTATTATCTGTCAATTAACGCACAAGCGGCCTTAATTCTGGTCTTGTTTATGGAAGTTCTATGTGTTTTTAGCTGTTTTTTAGAATAAGATAAGTTTAGTAGAAATGGACAAATCAAACAGTTGCTGTATTTTATGTTCTTCCAGCTGCCTTTAACTTCAGCTTCTGTTTTATACTTCTCAGACTGCTATTGGGTGTCTGTCTGGTCTCGCAGCAATTTTTGCGCTTGTCAAGGTGGCAAGCTGGCGTCGACGGCATGGCTCAGAGGCTATAGACTGCTCCACACTCATCAAGCTTCTTATGTATTCCTTTGGGACTTTTTCCACCATGTACTTTTGGATTCTATTTGGGCTCTCTTTGCAGTGGCTGATTTTCTTCAAGCAGCAGTCTGTAGTGTATCGACTCTTGCCAATGGGCTCTCAGGAGAATCTCTTCAGGGACTTACTCATAGTTGCCTTCACTTTTAAAATCTTAGACCTGTTTCATGTGATCTGGTCACAGATTTCCATTGATATCTTCTTCATGGACTGGGAGCGACCACGAGGACGTATCACCCAGCCCAACCAAGCAGGTGAGAGTGCAGGGGAGGAGTCCCCTGTCAGCATATGGCGTACCTTCTTTGTAGCAAACGAATGGAACGAAATCCAGACCATGAGAAAAATCAGCCCTGAACTGCAGATCTTCGCTACTCTGTTTTTCCTTAAGGTGGTTGGGTTTGAACATCTTGCCACTACTGATCCCATAAGCAGGTTTACTGTTAACCCCAGCACTGGGTACATCGGTGAGTACAGTGCCACTTTGCGGTTCGCCGTTCTGACCATGGTGTACCTTGTCATCGAAGGCGTACAGTGGTTCTACTTCGCGTTCATCCATGAGAGGTTCTTTGGGGACTCTTTGGGAGACTTTGTT carries:
- the LOC5507710 gene encoding meckelin, with the protein product MAVVFNLFCFFISSLILEVFCYDIPYVDPSKCSSNQYYQFSSLRCVDCGSGQTQSDDKLSCNCRPGFKKTKSDGGPNLLCESCSTGSGGVNRTASLDGWSCVLCPNDVGFDVTNSKCNDCPIGTTAVDRLIDGTKLSQRQCLKCVSDTSPVSNGGDCQRCHSSYLVSNASSTVCDCPSSENQYLQTGGVCLATSSVIKASSELYTVNYDDVKKINSFFFEDNLRAAVALCKQNQNFTSCQLLGNLCVLLDYNLDLYDGSSSTTDACKEFLDIVDIRTEKVTGKTIRTIFDWPVDMPWLYYKTGIQDAVDVLNRRDITQAFSANGPLTFIISRTTLNGSFAGLLTDTSELQLCQERLSKMASANSFATTYKSSCSIPVKFLMQKPMYFYDVYLKVQDPLMYAVPVLVENYKKSGVAVNANSDQSRWQLSRRFFLVENIIGRNTGSNKVEVIRYAESIEMSIRLRSSDGEIYPPFIKIKYNSVEVKDEAIVEKTSKDVSFSVTYTMDLETIDRDTKTAIGCLSGLAAIFALVKVASWRRRHGSEAIDCSTLIKLLMYSFGTFSTMYFWILFGLSLQWLIFFKQQSVVYRLLPMGSQENLFRDLLIVAFTFKILDLFHVIWSQISIDIFFMDWERPRGRITQPNQAGESAGEESPVSIWRTFFVANEWNEIQTMRKISPELQIFATLFFLKVVGFEHLATTDPISRFTVNPSTGYIGEYSATLRFAVLTMVYLVIEGVQWFYFAFIHERFFGDSLGDFVDLCCMANVSVFIMENTLYGYYIHGRSVHGRADTNMKEMNEQLKREEEDLCGKRGLEPNTENQTFEVGLPQKFRQQYDKVVEPLTARGQQAQRRNVPSGGASGSLPVAVERSINAYAAMNRFLCGFIDHSLRDLDYLIQDKLLLERIIDMEVREQPLDKAVLFNDDGRSFNCVLFYGNEWTLLLFELLFFAFCDYFATDFILAGVLTYIVITVLAKIRDIFGRRNLAKKTMVDERFLI